The proteins below come from a single Tachysurus fulvidraco isolate hzauxx_2018 chromosome 13, HZAU_PFXX_2.0, whole genome shotgun sequence genomic window:
- the gcsha gene encoding glycine cleavage system protein H (aminomethyl carrier), a, which produces MAVCFMLGRVSTSLTLLPRIVHKNVVSPPRLLARTCFKRDLSLTHRFSSALKYTDKHEWVRVENGIGTVGISNFAQEALGDVVYCGLPEVGTKFSQSDEFGTLESVKAASELYSPLTGEVTEVNQELSDNPGLVNKSCYKDGWLIKMTVSVPEELDALMDEAAYERYVKSIEE; this is translated from the exons ATGGCGGTGTGCTTTATGTTGGGACGAGTTTCCACAAGTTTAACTTTACTTCCCCGAATTGTGCATAAAAATGTTGTCTCTCCTCCGCGACTGCTGGCGAGAACGTGTTTTAAAAGAGACCTGTCACTGACTCATCGCTTCTCTTCAG CACTAAAGTACACAGACAAACACGAGTGGGTGCGAGTGGAAAACGGCATAGGTACTGTGGGCATCAGTAACTTTGCTCAG GAAGCTTTGGGTGATGTGGTGTATTGTGGTCTTCCTGAAGTTGGCACAAAATTCTCTCAATCGG atgaGTTCGGTACTCTGGAGAGCGTGAAGGCAGCAAGCGAGCTGTACTCTCCTTTAACAGGGGAGGTGACCGAAGTTAACCAGGAACTTTCTGACAATCCTGGACTGGTCAATAAGTCATGCTACAAAGATG GCTGGCTGATAAAAATGACCGTCTCAGTACCAGAAGAACTGGATGCTCTAATGGATGAAGCAGCGTACGAGAGATACGTCAAGTCTATAGAGGAATAG